The stretch of DNA CTAAGCTTGCTATTAATTGGTAGTTAGGTCTCCCATTTTTTATAGATAATAAAACCTTATCTAAATCCCCGAAAGCTTCCTGTGATAATATTAGTTTTCTCCTCGTTAAGGTTTCAATAGGGTCATCTTTGGACAATTTAACTCCATGTTGTATTAAACAAGCTATACCTTCTTCAAATATCCTTCCTAAAGTTTCAAACATTGGTTTTTCGTTATCCATGTTCATTTTTAGGATTAAGTAAAATTTTTTATACCATTCTAATTTCCTACCATGATATAGTTCATGGGCAAGAACTTTTTCAAATTCTTCCATATTTCCAATATATCTTCCCAAATTAACATATACATTTTTCATAAAAATAGTAAATCCACCATCCTGGCCACCAGCAATAATGTAGATTTTTGGGTTAACAACAACCTTTTCAGGTACAATTTTGTACACTCTTTCTAAAGCATTATTAATAATATTATCTTGATTAGTCTTTATATATTCTATATCTTTTTTTAATAGAGGCAAGTTTTTCTTTAGTAGATAAAAATCATAAGGATCTTTATAATTTTCTTTTAATATAACATTTTTCAATTCATTTTTTAAAATCAAGTTGCTAGTATTTCTCCTTAGTTCTCTCTCATGTTTTATAAAAACTTTTGTCTGATGTAGGCTTATATATTTATTAAAAATTCTCTCATTAAAATAGTTTTTATCTAATAACTGAATAAGAAGTTCAACCCCTTCTAAATTCAACCTTAAACTTTACCCCCTTATTCCATAACAATAATCCTTTCCTTTAAAGTATATTGAACATGTGAATAAGGTATGTTAAGTATTTAAGCTTTCGTCCCTTTTAACCATTTTTTAAATTTGTCCATTTGAAGCATGGCTTCCCTATATCCTTGGTCATATAGTTCTTCAAGTTTTGAAATATCTTTCTCCAGTCTATCTACTTCAAGACTTTTTTCAGGTCTGAATATATATACTTTACCATCTTCTTCGAGCTTATCTATTACATCCAGTAGTAAATTATAACGAATATGTCGTACCTTTATGGCCTCTCTTATTTTAGGATAGTTTTTTAATTTACTTTTGGTAATTAATCCTGATTTTTGTTCAGTTTTTCTATATTCTTTATTTCTCGTTAATATTATTACATTATAGAAATTTCCATCTTTAATAGATTTCTCTATAGGAATAGGATCCACAATTCCACCATCATAATATAACTCTTCATTTATCTCCACTGGTTGGGATATAACTGGTAAACTACTAGATGCTCTAAGAACTGCTTCCATATAATGTTCTGGATCAAAGTCACTTTTTTCAAAATATATAGGTTTTCCTGTTTCACAGTGAGTAACACAAGCCTTAAAAGTCGTTTCGGACTTTTGAAAAGTGTCGTAATCAAAAGGTACTATGTCATTTGGTAAAGCACTATATAAAAAGTCCATATTGAAATAACTTTTATTTTTAATTAAATGTTTAAATCCTGAGTATTCTTTATTCTCTACATAGTCAATAAATACTTTTCTATTTCTCTCCCTTTGTCCAGCTACAAAATTTGCTCCATTACTTGCTCCTGCAGAAACCCCTATTACATAAGGAAATCTAATGTTTTCATCCATAAGAACAGCTAGAACACCAGAAGTATATGAGCCTCTCATACCCCCTCCTTCTAGCACTAACCCTACATTTTCAGCTATCATATCCTATACATCTCCTTTACATGCAACTTAATTAAAATTATACCATATTTTAAATTCCTCAAAGGGTTAATATTAACAACATACTCCCTTCTAGCTCTAGAAATTTAGACTTTCCATAAAATTTCATTAAATATAGCTTATAATAAAAACGAGTTTCTTTTTCATTAATAAAAAAGAAACTCGTAATATAAGTATAATATTTTAAACTGTAATTTATTCTTTATTAAATTATTTGTTTTTCCCTTAAGCTATAGCTTTTTGTGTTTCTCTTCCAATAGTTTTTTCTCATAAGATTTAAAGAACGGGTAATAAACAGCCAACAAAATGAAAAAATTAATCATTGTTAAAACGGCTGGTCTCCAGTCATTAGTTGCTATCACTGCTTTAATCGGTGAAGGCAATGTCCATGATGCCATAACTAACATCTAATTACATGACTTTTATCTTTACATTATAAAATTCTATTTTGAAAACTTATCGGCTATAGAGGATGCTGCATAAGAATTAGGTTTCGTTTCACACTGAAATCCACAAGCTTTTATCCAACCTACTATTTCTGGAATTAGTTTTGAAGTCTGTCCATTCTCTCCAGCATCTACATGTATACTTATATCATAACTTATTTCTTCTTTTTCAAAAACTTCCGATAATTTTGTAGCTATTTCTAAACTAACACTAGTCTCATGTAATAGCTTTTGAGATATATTATTAATGGCTTTAATACGATTAATATCATAAAAGAATATTCCACCTTTTCCTACTCTATGAACTGCTACAACTACTACCATTTTAGTATATCCAAAGTTTTGACTATCAGTACCTACGGATATATTGTAACTGATTTCAGGTTGTTCAGAAATAAAACTTTTTATAATATTAACCATTTCTTCAAAAGATACCTTACCATATGTCGGGCTATACATTTTTCTCCCTACTTTCTAAATTCTCTTTAATCTGCAAATATACATGGTCAATTGATAGGGTTATTATATGTGAATTTATTCTTTAATATTATTTTGACTGGTACTTATTATAATTAAACTCTTCAAAAATTTAATTATAATAAGCTATATATCTATTTTATCTATGACTACTATACTTGTCAATGATTGGTTTTATCTATATTTACAACTAAAAAATGTTATTTAACAAAACAAACTTTTGCAAACATAGATATATTATTTATTATCTTTCTCTAAGCCCTCATTTACATTTTCTTGTTTATCCGTATTATTTTTCTTAATAAATATATTAGACATTTTAATAAGTTTAAAAATTAATATAATAATTAATATTTCCTTTGTAACACCTATTATAAAGCTAAGAATGCCTAAAAAACTAAATGTCCCAAAGTTATCCATGTCTTCTCCTCCTTAATCACTAATACATTATAAACATTTTAGTTGCTATTACATATTATATATAAAAAGGGGGGTATAGTCTATGGATTATTATAATATAGACAATTCGTACGCGAAAATCCAAGGTGGTCCTATTGCGCCTGATTTATTTGGAACAGTATATTTTTATAATGTACCTGGTGGTACGGAAGTATCAGTTGAAGTATGGGGATTACCTAATTATGAACCAGCTACTAATAGCGAAGCCCCTATTGGTCCCTTTGGCTTCCATATTCATGAAAATGGTTCTTGTGAAATAGGAAATCCTGAAAATCCATTTCAAGCAGCTGGAGGTCATTGGAATCCTACAAATCAACCTCACGGAAATCACGCTGGAGATTTTCCTGTTCTATTTTCAAATAATGGTTATGCTAGAATGAGCTTTTTTACAAATAGGTTTAAACCCAGTGATGTTATAGGAAGATCTGTAATTATTCATCAAAATCCTGATGATTATAGGACACAACCTTCAGGAGATGCGGGAAAGAGAATGGCTTGCGGGGTTATATGTAGGCTTTATTGAATAGGAGGCAATCCATATCTAGTGTGTAGATCACAAAAAGAACCCTCTGAATATGGGTTCTTTTTACTCTACCTATTTTGTCGATTTAACCTTGCTATATCATTCCAATTCTTCTTTGTTTATCTCCTTTAACGAATAAACTTCATTAAGCAATTGAAGATCAAATTTTAATCTAGACTTAATCTTACTCATACTGAAATCTAAAATTCACGTTATTTTCCTCACACCATTTTTGTACAGCTATACATAATTTATCATATTCTTCATATACATAAGGATAAAATGGATCACTACTTTGATTTGTTACTGCATAACCTATCTCATATTTTGATAATTCTCTCCCAGTTCTAATAACCCATTCTCTCCGGTTAGAAGTCAAATTATTTGTAAAACTATAATTTGCTGGTGTCATTGTAATATATCTAATTTCCATTGAAAAAAATCGTTTCCCATCAATTTCAATACTCTGAGGAGTTAAAGTAATTTCTTTTGGTAACCGTCTTTTATAGAGATAGTAATTTCCCAGGCATACACTTCCTGGAAACAATACGAAAGAAATAAAAATAAGTATTCTGGCAGAAAACATATTTTCATTATTATGCATATAAGGATCATATAAAAATAAATACCAAAGTCCTATTAATAAACATAATATTATAGAAAAACCAAGAATAACTTTTAGCCATTGCTTTTTTTCTGCTTTCATTATCTCTTCCTTTGGAATAAAGAATTTAGCATCCTCTGAATATTCTTCTAAATGTTTATCCATAGCCGCTTCCCAAGTAACAACATTATTTTCAAAACGTTTTTCAATATATGCTTTTTGAGCTTTCTCTATTTCATTCATAGCATTACTAAAATCTTCTTTTCTAATACACCAACATACCTGATTAATAGGCCTGTGATTTTTTTTAAAAATATTTATTCTCCTAGTGCCAGTGAATTTTTTTTGTATACTATGTTTTTCATTCATTGAATTAAATTGTAAGTATAAAGGATATTCAGCATATACTTTATTTTTTCTTATAAATTGTAAAGTTTCACCTGTAACTTTTATCCTAATGTTACACCAATAAAATGCCCAAAATAAAGAAATAAGAACTATAATTCCAAACAAATACTTATTTAAATTAGTATTTGATATAGTAATATATTTACCTACAATAACCACTAATGCATATGCGAACATACTAAGTAAAAGTATCATTTTAATAAGTTCCAATATCATAAGGGAAACATGGCTATTATAAACTTTATATTCATATGAAGTTAATGAATTTGTTTCGTTTATATTTGTACTAGCTATTTCATCAATAAGCCCTTTCCAACAATTCTGCTTCCTATGTTTTATTAAACTATGTATTCCCATTAAGGACCAAGTACATAAAATGATGATAGCAGATAATATATAATGGGAAACCGGCGATGTTAAATATACTGCTAACCCCCATTCATTTAATGAAATCTTTTCAACTATTATAACCATTATAATCCCAAAAATTTCTCCAATTAACATAGCCATCATCATAGAAAATAGTGACCAAGAAGCAGAAATTTTCCTTTTAAAATAAAGAATGTAGTTAGTCAATAATAATACTGGTAAAAATATAAATAATCTTTTAATAAATATTGAAAATACTAGGATAATCGTTAACCAAATTATTAATATAAGAATTATATTAATGGCCAATCCTTTTTTCTTTGACATTTATTTGCCTCCCATAGTAATTTTATAAGGTTTTCTAATATGCAATAGAATTAAAGTTCTATTCTATATGAATAATTCCTCTTTTTTATGACAAATAGTTAAAATCTTTGTAGTAAGGTTTATTTGCTTTCTAAATCCTTAATAAATTTACTTGCAGCGGGAGATAAGGATACACTTTTTAAATAGCAAACTCCTAAGACCATATTAAGCTATACAAAAAATGTTTTAACCTGTGATATTCATTCAAGACATAGAACAAAGAAAATATTAAAAGCAAATGGAGGGGAAAAAATTTATAGCCTTGATGATATTTTAATAAGATCTATAGATGGAAGTGGTTATAATGAAGCCTATGGTCTTTTAGGGTCAAATAAAGCTACAGAAGATAAAGTGAAACTTTTCCCCCGGGACTGCCAACCTATTGTTGACAAAATTCAAGCTATGCTAAAAAAAAGAATAGGTAAAACTGTTGAAGTTATGATTTATGGAGATGGTGCCTTTAAAGATCCCATGGGATACATTTGGGAATTAGCTGACCCTGTAGTATCTCCTGCTTATACTAAAGGACTTAGAGGTACACCAAATGAAATTAAATTAAAATACCTTGCTGATAATGACTTTAATCATTTAAAAGGCGAAGAATTTAAAAAAGCAATTTCTAAATACATCAAAAACAAGGAATTAAATCCAGTTAACACAATG from Tissierellales bacterium encodes:
- a CDS encoding DUF5700 domain-containing putative Zn-dependent protease produces the protein MNLEGVELLIQLLDKNYFNERIFNKYISLHQTKVFIKHERELRRNTSNLILKNELKNVILKENYKDPYDFYLLKKNLPLLKKDIEYIKTNQDNIINNALERVYKIVPEKVVVNPKIYIIAGGQDGGFTIFMKNVYVNLGRYIGNMEEFEKVLAHELYHGRKLEWYKKFYLILKMNMDNEKPMFETLGRIFEEGIACLIQHGVKLSKDDPIETLTRRKLILSQEAFGDLDKVLLSIKNGRPNYQLIASLDVYVLGYKIIRILYENKGIYILDEWTINYNYKKIIKEYVFICKEKKITTGFRKDIDKWLLTI
- a CDS encoding patatin family protein — translated: MIAENVGLVLEGGGMRGSYTSGVLAVLMDENIRFPYVIGVSAGASNGANFVAGQRERNRKVFIDYVENKEYSGFKHLIKNKSYFNMDFLYSALPNDIVPFDYDTFQKSETTFKACVTHCETGKPIYFEKSDFDPEHYMEAVLRASSSLPVISQPVEINEELYYDGGIVDPIPIEKSIKDGNFYNVIILTRNKEYRKTEQKSGLITKSKLKNYPKIREAIKVRHIRYNLLLDVIDKLEEDGKVYIFRPEKSLEVDRLEKDISKLEELYDQGYREAMLQMDKFKKWLKGTKA
- a CDS encoding ribonuclease H-like YkuK family protein, which gives rise to MYSPTYGKVSFEEMVNIIKSFISEQPEISYNISVGTDSQNFGYTKMVVVVAVHRVGKGGIFFYDINRIKAINNISQKLLHETSVSLEIATKLSEVFEKEEISYDISIHVDAGENGQTSKLIPEIVGWIKACGFQCETKPNSYAASSIADKFSK
- a CDS encoding superoxide dismutase family protein, which gives rise to MDYYNIDNSYAKIQGGPIAPDLFGTVYFYNVPGGTEVSVEVWGLPNYEPATNSEAPIGPFGFHIHENGSCEIGNPENPFQAAGGHWNPTNQPHGNHAGDFPVLFSNNGYARMSFFTNRFKPSDVIGRSVIIHQNPDDYRTQPSGDAGKRMACGVICRLY